ATGAACTCGACGGCGGCCGTGACGAGATTGGCCGGAATCTCCAGCCGCCCGCCGGCCCGCCGCAGCGTCTGCTGCACGTCGGTCAGCGTGGTGTCGGGGTCGTCCAACCGGAACGAGGGAAGCTCGGTCGCCGGGTACAGCAGGCAGAGCAGGCGCTCGGCGTCGGCGACGCTGCTCTCACCGCCCCACTTTCCCCACACCCACTCCCCTCCGTCGAAGGAATGACGGGCGACCGCCTGCCAGATGTCCAGCAGGTGCTGCCGCGGCTTGATCTCCATTCCATGCCCCTCACACAGACCGCACTGCCCTCAGCCGAGGAATATCCCTCTTCTGTTGTGAAGATCCACCGGTCGACCGCCCTGTCAGCCGTTCGGAATCTGTGGGTCCGAATTCCCGCGCCAACCATAGGAGAGGATCATTCCGGAATACCCGTCCCGCACCGCGGGCTCGGTTTCGAGCCGCTGCACCTTGAGCCCGTCCGCGAATGGTTCGAGACTCTCCCGCACCTCGTTCTCTCCCACGTCGCACGCGGGGAAGAAATACTCACCCGCGTGATAACCCTTGGAGTGTTCCATAAAAGCGGTGGCAAAGGGAGCACCGGGGGCCAGGGCGCGCATGAAACGCTCCACGCCCAGGCGGAACTCCTGGTCGGAGGAGGTCATCGACTCGGCGACGAAGAACATCGTCCCCACCGACCACTGGCCGACGGACCGCTCAAGATCGAAGATATCGCCCTGCTGGACCCTGACGACCTTCTGGAATCTCTCGCGGGGGTCGGCGTCGAAGGCCTTGTAGTCCTTGTTCCCGCACAGCGCGTCCCAGAACTGGTCCCAGTTCTCCGCATACGAGTCGACCTGGCTCCGCAGGTAGGCCACGTTCGAGGGCGAGCGCTCGTAGAGGGTGATCTCGTCGCACCACGGCAGCATGGACAGCGCGGGATAGAGATTGGCTCCGGCGCCCACGTCGATGCCGTATACCGGGCCGACGCCCTGGTTCCGGAAATGGCCCGCGAAATGATCCCTGAGAATGGGAAGGATCTCGGCGTCCTCCGCCTGTAGGTCACGGTAGTTGTGATCTACATATGCGATCGAATCGAACGCGCTCCAGGCGACTTCCGCGTTTTTCACCAGTCCACACTAACAACATCACAGGCGCGACGTACACCTGATCGTCAATTTCGTAGGGCAATCTACGTCAAG
The nucleotide sequence above comes from Streptomyces sp. N50. Encoded proteins:
- a CDS encoding SCO2525 family SAM-dependent methyltransferase; translation: MKNAEVAWSAFDSIAYVDHNYRDLQAEDAEILPILRDHFAGHFRNQGVGPVYGIDVGAGANLYPALSMLPWCDEITLYERSPSNVAYLRSQVDSYAENWDQFWDALCGNKDYKAFDADPRERFQKVVRVQQGDIFDLERSVGQWSVGTMFFVAESMTSSDQEFRLGVERFMRALAPGAPFATAFMEHSKGYHAGEYFFPACDVGENEVRESLEPFADGLKVQRLETEPAVRDGYSGMILSYGWRGNSDPQIPNG